Proteins from a genomic interval of Acidobacteriota bacterium:
- a CDS encoding D-aminoacylase, which produces MILLSNGTVVDGSGSPGREVSVLIHGGRVREVGAVAASPDMEVVDCSGLTVAPGFIDVHSHSDLEVLEHRPEKVLQGVTTEVVGNCGFSLFPKLPSEKLVPSFDLFERRGNKAWTDAAAYFDDLQEVGSRTNVAALTGHATLRANVCGIKAAPLDSAEWRRMERRLSSCLEQGSIGFSTGLNEAPSSYGDFAELARLCRIVHGHDAYYTTHLRDYKFHILEAVEEALNLGRETGVSVQLSHLQTVGRMNWEKMDAVLDLVDRAERDGVDVGVDAYPYLAGSCHLTQVLPSWALEGGTGRLLERLSDKDTRGRIADETEANLGNGWENLLIASVRERGHQWIASARARSHQALVGRTIYRVAEERGRSGVETALDLLQETRASLMIVSFNQSEENLRKVLSHPLTSIITDGVYTEGNPHPRTFGTYPTLLGEFVREKGWFTVEEAVHKSTALPARRFKLERRGLLAPGYWADVTVFDAKRIGTQADYMEPHRAPRGIHHLLVNGEWALREGNLLDRFPGRPLKHRG; this is translated from the coding sequence GTGATTCTCTTGTCCAACGGAACGGTGGTGGATGGCAGCGGCAGCCCGGGCAGGGAGGTGTCGGTCCTGATCCATGGCGGCCGAGTCCGGGAGGTGGGTGCGGTTGCCGCCTCCCCGGATATGGAGGTGGTGGACTGCTCCGGACTCACGGTGGCGCCCGGTTTCATCGACGTGCACAGCCACAGCGACCTGGAGGTGCTGGAACACCGCCCTGAGAAGGTCCTGCAGGGGGTCACCACGGAAGTCGTCGGCAACTGCGGGTTCTCCCTCTTTCCCAAGTTGCCCTCGGAGAAGCTGGTCCCGAGCTTCGATCTGTTCGAGAGGCGGGGAAACAAGGCCTGGACCGATGCGGCGGCCTACTTCGACGACCTTCAGGAGGTCGGGAGCCGAACCAATGTGGCGGCCCTCACCGGCCACGCCACCCTCAGGGCCAACGTCTGCGGGATCAAGGCGGCCCCGCTCGATTCGGCGGAGTGGCGACGGATGGAACGGAGGCTGTCCTCCTGCCTGGAGCAGGGATCGATCGGGTTCTCGACCGGACTGAACGAAGCCCCCAGCAGCTACGGAGATTTCGCGGAGCTGGCCCGGCTCTGCCGCATCGTGCACGGACACGATGCCTACTACACCACCCACCTCAGAGACTATAAATTTCACATCCTCGAGGCCGTGGAGGAGGCTCTCAACCTGGGGCGTGAGACCGGGGTCTCGGTTCAGCTTTCCCACCTGCAGACGGTGGGCCGCATGAACTGGGAAAAGATGGATGCGGTGTTGGACCTGGTGGACCGGGCTGAGCGGGACGGGGTGGACGTGGGGGTCGATGCCTACCCCTATCTGGCGGGATCGTGCCATCTAACTCAAGTTCTGCCGAGCTGGGCCCTGGAGGGGGGAACCGGGCGGTTGCTGGAGCGGCTTTCTGACAAGGACACTCGGGGCAGGATTGCGGATGAGACCGAGGCCAACCTGGGCAACGGCTGGGAGAACCTGTTGATCGCATCGGTTCGGGAGAGGGGCCACCAATGGATTGCATCGGCACGGGCGAGGAGCCACCAGGCCCTGGTCGGCAGAACCATTTACCGGGTGGCCGAGGAACGCGGCCGTTCCGGTGTGGAAACGGCCCTGGATCTGCTGCAGGAGACCCGGGCCTCCCTGATGATTGTTTCCTTCAACCAGTCGGAAGAAAATTTGCGCAAGGTGTTGAGCCACCCGCTGACCTCAATCATCACCGACGGGGTCTATACCGAGGGGAATCCCCATCCTCGTACCTTTGGAACCTATCCCACCCTGCTTGGAGAATTCGTTCGAGAGAAGGGCTGGTTTACGGTCGAAGAGGCGGTGCACAAATCGACGGCGCTGCCGGCCCGCCGATTCAAGCTGGAACGGCGAGGGTTGCTGGCCCCGGGATACTGGGCCGATGTAACGGTATTCGATGCGAAACGCATCGGCACTCAGGCCGACTACATGGAGCCCCACCGTGCCCCCCGGGGCATTCACCACCTTTTGGTCAACGGCGAGTGGGCGTTGCGGGAGGGGAATCTTCTGGACCGGTTTCCCGGTCGTCCCCTGAAGCACCGGGGGTGA
- a CDS encoding amidohydrolase family protein, which yields MKEITRRELLASGAGLGLLAAGKPTPLAATPSKRIDIVDAHVHVWTPDTDKYPLAPGFSKKDFWYPSFTPEDLARHSRPQGVRRTNLIQMTWYGLDHSYILDIIAARPGNFVGTGIVPAVTDVSLARPDRTMVDLARGGILAFRIRGKSTRPRLGDGPRWLDHEGYERMFKAAADHRLALSFLMSPPDLPELDRMCRRYPQTPVIIDHLCLIGRLGTFPEEQITALCDMARHPAVMVKIGAFYALGAKKPPYLEQLPLIRRVVEAFGPERCMWESDCPLQALKAPNSFEAAVALIQDHADFLSESDKDQILVKTAENFFFKR from the coding sequence ATGAAGGAAATCACCCGCAGAGAATTGCTGGCATCGGGGGCCGGCCTGGGGTTGCTGGCGGCCGGAAAGCCGACACCCCTGGCTGCCACCCCGAGCAAGCGGATCGATATCGTGGACGCCCACGTGCACGTGTGGACTCCCGATACCGATAAGTATCCCCTGGCGCCGGGGTTCAGCAAAAAGGACTTCTGGTATCCCAGCTTCACTCCCGAGGATCTGGCCCGTCACAGCCGGCCCCAGGGGGTCCGCCGAACCAACCTGATCCAGATGACATGGTACGGGCTCGACCACAGCTATATTCTGGACATCATCGCCGCCCGGCCCGGCAACTTCGTGGGGACGGGAATCGTCCCGGCGGTAACCGACGTCAGTCTGGCCCGACCCGACAGGACCATGGTGGACCTGGCCCGGGGAGGTATCCTGGCCTTCCGCATTCGGGGAAAGAGCACGCGGCCGCGCTTGGGCGACGGGCCCCGCTGGCTCGACCACGAGGGGTACGAGAGGATGTTCAAGGCCGCCGCCGACCACCGCCTGGCCCTCAGCTTCCTGATGTCGCCGCCCGACCTGCCCGAGCTGGACCGCATGTGCCGCCGTTACCCGCAAACACCGGTCATCATCGATCACCTCTGTCTGATCGGAAGACTGGGAACCTTCCCCGAGGAGCAGATCACGGCCCTGTGCGACATGGCCAGGCACCCCGCCGTGATGGTCAAGATTGGAGCCTTCTATGCGCTGGGGGCCAAGAAGCCGCCTTACCTGGAACAGCTTCCGCTCATCCGCCGGGTGGTGGAGGCCTTCGGTCCCGAACGCTGCATGTGGGAAAGCGACTGTCCCCTGCAGGCTCTCAAGGCTCCCAACAGCTTCGAAGCCGCGGTGGCCTTGATTCAGGATCACGCCGACTTCCTGAGCGAAAGCGACAAGGACCAGATCCTGGTGAAGACGGCCGAGAATTTCTTCTTCAAGCGCTGA